A window of Theropithecus gelada isolate Dixy chromosome 14, Tgel_1.0, whole genome shotgun sequence contains these coding sequences:
- the LOC112607109 gene encoding LOW QUALITY PROTEIN: endoplasmic reticulum export factor CTAGE5-like (The sequence of the model RefSeq protein was modified relative to this genomic sequence to represent the inferred CDS: inserted 1 base in 1 codon): MEEPSATPQPYLGLVLEELGRVVAALPESRRPDSDPYDFPWELVVCAAVVGFFAVLLFLWRSFRSVRSRLYVEREKILAATLSGLIEEKCKLLEKFSLIQKEYEDYEVESSLEDVSFEKAAAEARSLEATCEKLNRFNSELEDEILCLEKEFKEEKSKHSQQDELMADISKTIQSVQDESKSLKSQIAEAKIIFKIFQMNEERWEIAIKDALSENSQLQESQKQLLQEAEVWKEQVSELNKQKVTFEDSKVHAEQVLNDKENHIKTLTGCLLKMKDWAAVLGEDITDDDNLELEVNGEPENGAYLDDPPKGALKKLIHAAKLNVSLKALEGERNHIIIQLSEVDKTKDELTEHIKNLQTQQASLQSENMCFESENQKLQWKLKIMTELYQENEMKLHKKLTVEENYQIQEEEKLSKVEKKISHTIEGLETYRKLAEDREEELERTINFYQRQVISYERKGHVNWLAARTAERNLSDLRKENANNRQKLTETGFKFALLEKDPSAPDVSNTAFDREHSPYGPSPLGRPSSETRAFLSPQTLLEGPLRLSPVLPGRGRRGPRGPGNPLDHQITNVRGEPSCDTLTDPHRAPSDTGPLSSPWDQERRMMFPPPGQSYPDSGLPPQREDRFYSNSDRLSGPAELRSFNMPSLDKMDGSMPSETESSRNDAKDDLGDLNVPDSSLPAENEATGTGFVPPPLAAIRGPLFPVNTRGPFMRRGPPFPPPPPGTMFGASGGYYPPTDFPGPPHAPFAVRNIYPPRGFPPYLHPRPGFLPXPSHSEGRSEFPSGLILPSMEPATEHPEPQQET; encoded by the exons ATGGAGGAGCCCAGCGCTACCCCTCAGCCCTATTTGGGATTGGTCCTGGAGGAGCTAGGCAGGGTTGTGGCAGCACTACCTGAAAGTAGGAGACCAGATTCGGATCCTTATGATTTTCCATGGGAATTGGTGGTATGTGCAGCTGTTGTTGGATTTTTTGCTGTTCTCCTTTTTCTGTGGAGAAGTTTTAGATCGGTTAGGAGTCGGCTTtatgtggaaagagaaaaaatacttgCTGCAACGCTTTCTGGactaattgaagaaaaatgtaaactactTGAAAAATTTAGCCTTATTCAAAAAGAATACGAAGACTATGAAGTAGAGTCATCTTTAGAGGATGTCAGCTTTGAGAAGGCGGCAGCAGAAGCACGAAGTTTGGAGGCAACCTGTGAAAAGCTGAACAGGTTCAATTCTGAACTTGAGGATGAAATCCTCTGTCTAGAAAAAGAGttcaaagaagagaaatctaaacatTCTCAACAAGATGAATTGATGGCGGATATTTCAAAAACGATACAGTCTGTACAAGATGAGTCAAAATCTCTCAAATCACAAATAGCTGAAGCCAAAATCATTTTCAAgatttttcaaatgaatgaagaaCGATGGGAGATAGCAATAAAAGATGCTTTGAGTGAAAATTCTCAACTTCAGGAAAGCCAGAAGCAGCTTTTGCAAGAAGCTGAAGTATGGAAGGAACAAGTGAGTGAGCTTAATAAACAGAAAGTAACATTCGAAGACTCCAAAGTACACGCAGAACAAGTtctaaatgataaagaaaatcacaTCAAGACTCTGACTGGTTGCTTGCTGAAGATGAAAGATTGGGCTGCTGTGCTTGGAGAGGACATAACGGATGATGATAACTTGGAATTAGAAGTGAACGGTGAACCGGAAAATGGTGCTTACTTAGATGATCCTCCAAAAGGAGCTTTGAAGAAACTGATTCATGCTGCtaagttaaatgtttctttaaaagccttagaaggagaaagaaaccaCATTATTATTCAGTTATCTGAAGTTGACAAAACAAAGGACGAGCTTACAGAGCATATTAAAAATCTTCAGACTCAACAAGCATCTTTGCAGTCAGAAAACATGTGTTTTGAAAGTGAGAATCAGAAACTTCAATGGAAACTTAAAATAATGACTGAAttatatcaagaaaatgaaatgaaactccACAAGAAATTGACAGTAGAGGAAAATTACCAGatacaggaagaagagaaactttctaaagtggaaaaaaagatCAGCCATACCATTGAAGGGCTGGAGACCTATAGAAAGCTAGCCGAAGATCGTGAAGAAGAATTGGAGAGAactattaatttttatcaaaggCAGGTTATTTCCTATGAGAGAAAAGGACATGTTAATTGGCTGGCAGCTCGGACTGCTGAAAGAAACCTCAgtgatttaaggaaagaaaatgctaacaacagacaaaaattaactgaaacaGGGTTTAAATTTGCACTTTTAGAAAAAGATCCTTCTGCACCTGATGTTTCAAATACAGCATTTGACAGAGAGCATTCCCCATATGGTCCCTCACCATTGGGTCGGCCTTCATCTGAAACGAGAGCGTTTCTCTCTCCTCAAACTTTGTTGGAGGGTCCACTCAGACTCTCACCTGTGCTTCcggggagaggaagaagaggccCAAGAGGCCCAGGGAATCCTCTGGACCATCAGATTACCAATGTAAGAGGAGAACCAAGCTGTGATACATTAACTGATCCTCACAGGGCTCCTTCTGATACTGGGCCCCTGTCATCTCCGTGGGATCAGGAACGAAGGATGATGTTTCCTCCACCAGGACAATCATATCCTGATTCAGGTCTTCCTCCACAAAGGGAAGAcagattttattctaattctgaTAGACTGTCTGGGCCAGCAGAACTCAGAAGTTTTAATATGCCTTCTTTGGATAAAATGGATGGGTCAATGCCTTCAGAAACGGAATCCAGTAGAAATGATGCCAAAGATGATCTTGGTGATTTAAATGTGCCTGATTCATCTCTCCCTGCTGAAAATGAAGCAACTGGCACCGGCTTTGTGCCTCCACCTCTAGCTGCAATCAGAGGTCCATTGTTTCCAGTGAATACAAGGGGCCCGTTCATGAGAAGAGGACCTCCTTtccccccacctcctccaggaaccATGTTTGGAGCTTCTGGAGGTTACTATCCACCAACGGATTTCCCAGGTCCACCACATGCTCCATTTGCAGTGAGAAACATCTATCCACCGAGGGGTTTTCCTCCTTACCTTCACCCAAGACCTGGATTTTTAC CACCCTCACATTCTGAAGGTAGAAGCGAGTTCCCTTC